Proteins found in one Nevskiales bacterium genomic segment:
- a CDS encoding ABC transporter permease encodes MNIHAIKAIYRFEMARTFRTLAQSIASPVLSTALYFVVFGAAIGARMGEIDGVSYGAFIIPGLVMLTLLSESIANASFGIYMPRFSGTIYEVLSAPVSWIEILLGYVGAATTKSLMLGALILVTARFFVDYEIAHPLWMGGFLLLTAVAFCLFGFIIGIWADGFEKLQIIPLMVITPLAFLGGSFYSINMLPEPWQTIALFNPVVYLISGFRWSFYGVADVSVGVSLGMTVAFMLLCLGAIAWIFRTGYRLKA; translated from the coding sequence ATGAACATTCATGCAATCAAGGCCATTTACCGCTTCGAGATGGCGCGCACCTTCCGCACCCTGGCCCAGAGCATCGCCTCGCCGGTGCTGTCCACCGCGCTGTACTTCGTGGTGTTCGGCGCGGCGATCGGCGCGCGCATGGGCGAGATCGACGGCGTCAGCTACGGCGCCTTCATCATTCCCGGGCTGGTGATGCTCACGCTGCTGAGCGAGAGCATCGCCAACGCCTCCTTCGGCATCTACATGCCGCGCTTCTCCGGCACCATCTACGAGGTGCTGTCGGCGCCGGTGTCCTGGATCGAGATCCTGCTCGGCTACGTCGGTGCCGCCACCACCAAGTCGCTGATGCTGGGCGCGCTGATCCTGGTCACCGCGCGGTTCTTCGTGGACTACGAGATCGCCCACCCCCTGTGGATGGGAGGCTTCCTGCTGCTCACCGCGGTGGCCTTCTGCCTGTTCGGCTTCATCATCGGCATCTGGGCGGACGGCTTCGAGAAGCTGCAGATCATCCCGCTGATGGTGATCACGCCGCTGGCCTTCCTCGGCGGCAGCTTCTACTCGATCAACATGCTGCCGGAGCCCTGGCAGACGATCGCGCTGTTCAATCCCGTGGTGTACCTGATCAGCGGCTTCCGCTGGAGCTTCTACGGCGTGGCCGACGTGAGCGTGGGCGTGAGCCTGGGTATGACGGTGGCGTTCATGCTCCTGTGCCTGGGCGCGATCGCCTGGATCTTCCGCACCGGTTACCGTCTGAAGGCCTGA